The following proteins are encoded in a genomic region of Dromaius novaehollandiae isolate bDroNov1 chromosome 29, bDroNov1.hap1, whole genome shotgun sequence:
- the LOC112994011 gene encoding loricrin-like, producing MIYSSGRESYFNLNSTWYGPSGSWLDTRRTPFRYGYGSCSGCDREGVEGMSGHDYRHYGYRQPVCSERRHGYATANSCHGGGGSSCVRRPTYSYGPSGGCNSYGRSVCAERGCGSSGGGCREGGWAARAEPSSSCHGSGYRGGKPRYGKPAQRAQQCCPGQVPAPPVQQGRVPAAKRCPSQQQKQVCRAPAQKLK from the coding sequence ATGATATACTCTTCCGGGAGAGAGTCCTACTTCAACCTGAACTCCACCTGGTACGGCCCCTCGGGCTCCTGGCTGGACACCCGCCGCACGCCCTTCCGCTACGGCTACGGCTCCTGCTCGGGGTGCGACCGCGAAGGCGTCGAGGGCATGAGCGGGCACGACTACCGGCACTACGGCTACCGGCAGCCCGTCTGCTCGGAGCGGCGCCACGGCTACGCCACGGCCAACTCGTgccacggcggcggcgggtccaGCTGCGTCCGGAGGCCCACGTACAGCTACGGCCCCTCGGGGGGGTGCAACAGCTACGGGAGGTCGGTCTGCGCCGAGAGGGGCTGCGGCTCgtccggcgggggctgccgcgaGGGCGGCTGGGCCGCACGTGCCGAGCCGTCGTCCTCGTGCCACGGCTCGGGGTACCGGGGGGGGAAGCCGCGCTACGGCAAACCGGCGCAGCGCGCCCAGCAGTGCTGCCCGGGGCAAGTGCCGGCCCCGCCGGTGCAGCAGGGCCGCGTGCCCGCCGCAAAGCGCTGCCCGagccagcagcagaagcag